The Paenibacillus dendritiformis region CTCCAGGACGCCGGCGGGCGCATCGGCCTCGTCGGCGCCAGGGCAGCAGCGGAGCGTGACCGCCCCTGTGTCGAGGCCGAGCGCATAGACCGCCCGCACAGCGAGCCGGGCCAGCCGCAGGTAGGGCGGCCGCTTCCAGTCATCCAGCGGGCGATAGAAATAGCCGCCGGACGGCGCCTGGAAGCATTGCGCCGCGGCGACCGCTTCAAGCTGGCTCACCCAGAAGCAGAGCGTACGCACGAAGCCGGCGCCGGACAGCTCGCTTCCCGGCTCCGCGTCCCAGGCGGCTCGATCCAGCACAGGCAGTCCCCACAGCCGCAGCCGCTCCCGCATCGCAGGCCCGCTCCACGGCCCGGCGTGGCGGTTCAACACAATCCGTCCGCCGCCGGCGGAGCCAATGCCCGCCCCTGCGTCCGGCAGGCGGGCCGCATCAGGCGCCTGCAGCCAGAGGACAACGACGCCCGGCGGCGCTTCGGCTGCCTCCGGACGCTGCGATGCGGCATAACGCCGCCATTGACGGTATCCGGCGGCATGATCGGTGTACAGGCGGACCCCGCCGCCCAATTCCAGACGTTGCATCGCCTCGTCCCCCCGTTCATCGTGGCGCTCCCGATTGCCTGTTTGCGGCAATCCGGCAATTTTTTCAAAAAAAAGGAGGGCTCCCGCCCTCTTCGATGATGCTGCTGCTGCATATACATAAGTATGAAGTTCAACGGATGAGGGCATCAGGATTGTATCCGGGATATCTCCGCAGGCGGTGAGGGTCTGCGGACCTAATCACAACTCCTCATCCGTTAAATCCGGATCCAGATCGTCGAACTCATCGTCCTGGATGCCGAAATCAAAGTCCTTGTCTTCGAAATCGTTGCAACCGTTCGGGCAGACGCGCACACATACCTTCGTCTCCGCTACCATCTCTACCGCGAATTCGCGCTCCACGCGAATCGTAACCCCTGTGCCGGACGAGGAGATACTGGCCTCGACGCAATTCGGCTCCTGGATCGCCTCAGCCGATACCTCTTCCGTCGCTCGGCGGTGCCTCGGATCGACATAAGACAATCCGACGAGCTCGACGTAGGATACCGTCTCCTTGGCCACATCCGTCTGGGAATTGTTGTCGTACGAATACCAGATGTTGATGTCATACGTACCGATGACCTCAATTCCATCTCCGGCTCTTACCGATTCATATTGATGGTTGATAATCCAGGCTCCCAATATACTCGTCGGATGATGAGGCGGAGTGACGGTATGTGTTACGACGGAGAACTTGCGACCTTTGCCGCAAACTGCTTTCGTGATTATCTCACGGCAGTGGTGTTTATCTGAATTTGCCATCGTGTGGACCTCCTCCATACAATCATTCAATTAAAGTGTATGCAGGACGTGGGCGAATGTTGAATAGACAGATTTAAATATAGAGAAAAAAGATATATGCTTCGGAATCCGGCCTCTATTCCGGAGCGGCGCGGGCGCTGCCTGCGGTCATAATCATGATGTCGCGCCGGAGAGATGCGGCTCGCGGCCGCCGCGCTTCTCCTTATTGCCGAAGGAGATTCTAGCGATGCGGCATATCTTGGATCCGCCGATTTCTACCGCGCCTACACTTCTTCCACTACTCCATCCTTTTTGCGAACATAGCGAACAAGAAAGAGAGAGTCCGTTCCGCACCGTCATACATAGTATATCTTTATGATGGAGGAGGCTGTCCACATGCCACCGGCAGGCCGATTCAGGCGGCCAGTTGTTTTTTTTGCTTGTCCTTTTTCGCGATCTTCAAGAAGCTGTACAGTTCGCGATTCAGCTGCAGCACCGCGGAGCGGACTTCGAATTCCTGCCGCGTCGCCGGCAGATCCATCGCCCGGAACATCTCCTCCAGCTCCAGCAGCAGCTGTTCGGTCTTGCCCGTATAATGCGGCTCCTTCACGTCGCGGCTGAGCTGATCGAACAGCTTGGCCACCAGCAGGCATTGCGGAAGCTGCTCATATACTTGCGAGATAAGCTGCATCATGTTTTGAACATGGTCGAGCTGCGTCTTCCGCATATAGAAGTAGACAAGCCACCGTTCGTCCTCTCGCACGTCGTCTGAACGGAGCAGCAAATTTTCGAGCGCCCGGGAGGCCAGCCGGATGCCGTCATCCGCCAAGGCGTTCGCCTCGATAACCTCGCGCCCGTCCCATGCGTAAGAGGGGTCGCGGAGACAGCGGCCGATCTGCTGAAAAATGCGGGAGAAGCGCTCATCGACATCGCTCCGGATCCGAACGAGCTTGTCTTCCTCGCTCGGCATGTAGATCAGATTGACCAGGGACGCGGAACCGAGGCCAACGAGCAGCAGCACGACCTCATTGAACACCCCCGCCAGTGTCACAGCGCCCGCGCCATAAATATGGAAGGTGACGA contains the following coding sequences:
- a CDS encoding outer spore coat protein CotE, whose translation is MANSDKHHCREIITKAVCGKGRKFSVVTHTVTPPHHPTSILGAWIINHQYESVRAGDGIEVIGTYDINIWYSYDNNSQTDVAKETVSYVELVGLSYVDPRHRRATEEVSAEAIQEPNCVEASISSSGTGVTIRVEREFAVEMVAETKVCVRVCPNGCNDFEDKDFDFGIQDDEFDDLDPDLTDEEL
- a CDS encoding aromatic acid exporter family protein — its product is MIFRFVGIRVIKTAIASICAIVAAGLIGSPNPLGAGLLAILGVDVTRKRSIQTVSARFFASLVGLLMASLLFGLLGFHLWVLALYILLAFPAIVRLNFKEGIVTSSVVTFHIYGAGAVTLAGVFNEVVLLLVGLGSASLVNLIYMPSEEDKLVRIRSDVDERFSRIFQQIGRCLRDPSYAWDGREVIEANALADDGIRLASRALENLLLRSDDVREDERWLVYFYMRKTQLDHVQNMMQLISQVYEQLPQCLLVAKLFDQLSRDVKEPHYTGKTEQLLLELEEMFRAMDLPATRQEFEVRSAVLQLNRELYSFLKIAKKDKQKKQLAA